The following coding sequences lie in one Gymnogyps californianus isolate 813 chromosome 18, ASM1813914v2, whole genome shotgun sequence genomic window:
- the NDOR1 gene encoding NADPH-dependent diflavin oxidoreductase 1 isoform X3, with product MAERKLLVLFGSQTGTAQDTAERIGREAKRRHFQCRVEALDSYDVANLINELLVVFVCATTGQGDPPDNMKMFWRFLFRKNLPPGSLCQLDYAVLGLGDSSYPKFNFVAKKLHKRVLQLGGNPLLPVALGDDQHDLGPDAVVDPWLLALWDKILALYPLPPGLEIISPDVRLPPKYTLHYLAEDSPHPNGGLLQPTAPRAVPSELHPFAARVVSNQRVTAESHFQDVRLIEFDVTGSGITFGAGDVVMIQPQNCPEDVQQFCQLLRLDPDRRFVLKPTEPGASLPALLPQPCTIRHLVTHYLDISCVPRRSFFELLSYFSTNELEREKLQEFSSAQGQEELYSYCNRPRRTTLEALWDFPHTTCAIPPEYLLDLIPRIRPRAFSIASSMLAHPDRIQILMAVVRYKTRLSKPRCGLCSTWLASLNPEQGDVRVPLWVKKGGLKFPADPDTPVIMIGPGTGVAPFRAATQERVAQGRRGNYLFFGCRQKSKDFYCQAEWEELVTKGFLTLFTAFSRDQVAAGP from the exons ATGGCGGAACGGAAACTCCTTGTTCTTTTTGGCAGCCAAACTGGGACGGCTCAAGACACAGCCGAGAGAATTGGCAGAGAAGCCAAGCGACGCCACTTCCAGTGCAGAGTGGAGGCGCTGGACAGCTATGACGTG GCCAACCTCATCAATGAGCTGTTGGTGGTATTTGTCTGTGCAACCACCGGCCAGGGTGACCCACCTGACAACATGAAG ATGTTCTGGCGGTTTCTGTTCCGGAAGAACCTGCCGCCCGGTTCCCTCTGCCAGCTGGACTACGCCGTGCTGGGCCTTGGCGACTCCTCCTATCCCAA GTTTAATTTTGTTGCGAAGAAGCTGCACAAACGGGTGCTACAGCTTGGGGGCAACCCTCTGCTGCCAGTGGCGTTGGGAGACGACCAGCATGACTTGGG GCCAGATGCAGTGGTTGATCCATGGCTCCTGGCCTTATGGGACAAGATCCTCGCCTTGTATCCTCTCCCTCCTGGCCTTGAGATCATCAGTCCAGATGTACG CCTGCCCCCCAAATACACCCTGCACTACCTGGCTGAGGACTCCCCGCACCCCAATGGTGGCCTGCTCCAGCCGACAGCACCCAGGGCTGTTCCCTCCGAGCTGCATCCCTTTGCTGCCCGGGTGGTGTCCAATCAGCGGGTCACGGCAGAATCCCATTTCCAGGATGTCCGGCTCATCGAGTTCGATGTCACAGGCTCAGGGATCAC GTTCGGTGCGGGGGATGTTGTGATGATCCAGCCTCAGAACTGCCCCGAAGACGTGCAGCAGTTCTGCCAGCTCCTGCGCCTGGATCCAGACAGACGCTTTGTGCTGAAGCCCACAGAGCCCG GcgcatccctccctgccctcttgCCACAGCCCTGCACCATTCGGCACCTGGTCACCCACTACCTGGACATCTCCTGCGTGCCGCGGCGCTCCTTCTTCGAGCTCTTATCCTACTTCTCTACGAACGAGCTGGAGCGGGAGAAGCTGCAGGAGTTCAGCTCTGCACAGGGCCAGGAAGAGCTGTACAGCTACTGCAACCGGCCCCGCAGGACCACTCTCGAG GCCCTCTGGGATTTCCCTCACACCACGTGTGCCATTCCACCCGAATACCTGCTGGACCTCATCCCTCGCATTAGACCCCGCGCCTTCTCCATCGCCTCCTCCATGCTG GCTCACCCTGACCGCATCCAGATCCTCATGGCAGTAGTGCGGTACAAGACACGGCTCAGCAAACCCCGCTGTGGTCTCTGCTCTACCTGGTTGGCTTCTCTCAACCCAGAGCAAG gtgATGTCCGGGTGCCTCTTTGGGTGAAGAAAGGAGGATTGAAGTTCCCAGCTGACCCTGACACCCCTGTGATCATGATTGGCCCTGGCACAGGGGTGGCACCTTTCCGAGCAGCGACACAGGAGCGAGTGGCACAAGGACGTAGAG GGAACTACTTGTTCTTCGGCTGCCGCCAGAAATCCAAGGACTTCTACTGCCAGGCGGAGTGGGAAGAGCTGGTGACAAAGGGATTCCTGACGCTCTTCACTGCCTTCTCCAGGGACCAG GTAGCTGCAGGTCCTTAA
- the RNF208 gene encoding RING finger protein 208, translated as MQASLGDPRAVDSNVKTILMSCLKGQQVIIKMEAMKIIHPEKFSELQASQPRYAPAPRREPPLVAKRAWPSESEIIVNQACGDIPALDATPGPLPLPRTPPLPRRERGYQSQRKGSSEVCYHRQPPSDEVIVNQYVLHPSTPCEPLECPTCGHMYNFTNKRPRILSCLHSVCEECLQILYESCPKYKFISCPTCKRETVLFTDYGLAALAVNTSILNRLPAEALAANPVQWSSDTDRSCYQTFRQYCGAACTCHIRNPLSSCTIM; from the coding sequence ATGCAGGCGTCCCTCGGAGACCCCAGAGCAGTGGACAGTAATGTGAAAACGATACTCATGTCGTGTCTGAAAGGGCAACAGGTCATCATTAAAATGGAGGCAATGAAAATCATCCACCCGGAGAAGTTTTCGGAGCTGCAGGCCTCGCAGCCGCGCTACGCGCCAGCCCCGCGCCGCGAGCCGCCCCTCGTGGCCAAGCGCGCGTGGCCCTCCGAGTCCGAGATCATCGTCAACCAGGCGTGCGGGGACATCCCCGCCTTGGATGCCACCCCCGGCCCCCTGCCGCTGCCCCGGACTCCCCCCCTGCCGCGGCGAGAGCGCGGGTACCAGAGCCAGCGGAAGGGCAGCTCGGAGGTCTGCTACCACCGGCAGCCGCCGTCGGACGAGGTGATTGTCAACCAGTACGTGCTGCACCCCTCGACGCCCTGCGAGCCCCTCGAGTGCCCCACCTGCGGCCACATGTACAACTTCACCAACAAGCGGCCCCGcatcctctcctgcctgcactcGGTGTGCGAGGAGTGCCTGCAGATCCTCTACGAGTCCTGCCCCAAGTACAAGTTCATCTCTTGCCCCACCTGCAAGCGGGAGACCGTCCTCTTCACCGACTACGGGCTGGCGGCGCTGGCCGTCAACACCAGTATCCTCAACAGACTGCCGGCCGAGGCCCTGGCCGCCAACCCCGTCCAGTGGAGCAGCGACACCGACCGCAGCTGCTACCAGACCTTTCGCCAGTACTGCGGGGCTGCCTGCACCTGCCACATCCGAAACCCGCTGTCTTCCTGCACCATCATGTGA
- the NDOR1 gene encoding NADPH-dependent diflavin oxidoreductase 1 isoform X1, whose product MAERKLLVLFGSQTGTAQDTAERIGREAKRRHFQCRVEALDSYDVANLINELLVVFVCATTGQGDPPDNMKMFWRFLFRKNLPPGSLCQLDYAVLGLGDSSYPKFNFVAKKLHKRVLQLGGNPLLPVALGDDQHDLGPDAVVDPWLLALWDKILALYPLPPGLEIISPDVRLPPKYTLHYLAEDSPHPNGGLLQPTAPRAVPSELHPFAARVVSNQRVTAESHFQDVRLIEFDVTGSGITFGAGDVVMIQPQNCPEDVQQFCQLLRLDPDRRFVLKPTEPGASLPALLPQPCTIRHLVTHYLDISCVPRRSFFELLSYFSTNELEREKLQEFSSAQGQEELYSYCNRPRRTTLEALWDFPHTTCAIPPEYLLDLIPRIRPRAFSIASSMLAHPDRIQILMAVVRYKTRLSKPRCGLCSTWLASLNPEQGDVRVPLWVKKGGLKFPADPDTPVIMIGPGTGVAPFRAATQERVAQGRRGNYLFFGCRQKSKDFYCQAEWEELVTKGFLTLFTAFSRDQEEKVYVQHRIQENRRLVWELLSSRSAHVYLAGNAKQMPAAVAEALQSVLQLEGGLSPSEAEEHLAALERSQRFQSETWS is encoded by the exons ATGGCGGAACGGAAACTCCTTGTTCTTTTTGGCAGCCAAACTGGGACGGCTCAAGACACAGCCGAGAGAATTGGCAGAGAAGCCAAGCGACGCCACTTCCAGTGCAGAGTGGAGGCGCTGGACAGCTATGACGTG GCCAACCTCATCAATGAGCTGTTGGTGGTATTTGTCTGTGCAACCACCGGCCAGGGTGACCCACCTGACAACATGAAG ATGTTCTGGCGGTTTCTGTTCCGGAAGAACCTGCCGCCCGGTTCCCTCTGCCAGCTGGACTACGCCGTGCTGGGCCTTGGCGACTCCTCCTATCCCAA GTTTAATTTTGTTGCGAAGAAGCTGCACAAACGGGTGCTACAGCTTGGGGGCAACCCTCTGCTGCCAGTGGCGTTGGGAGACGACCAGCATGACTTGGG GCCAGATGCAGTGGTTGATCCATGGCTCCTGGCCTTATGGGACAAGATCCTCGCCTTGTATCCTCTCCCTCCTGGCCTTGAGATCATCAGTCCAGATGTACG CCTGCCCCCCAAATACACCCTGCACTACCTGGCTGAGGACTCCCCGCACCCCAATGGTGGCCTGCTCCAGCCGACAGCACCCAGGGCTGTTCCCTCCGAGCTGCATCCCTTTGCTGCCCGGGTGGTGTCCAATCAGCGGGTCACGGCAGAATCCCATTTCCAGGATGTCCGGCTCATCGAGTTCGATGTCACAGGCTCAGGGATCAC GTTCGGTGCGGGGGATGTTGTGATGATCCAGCCTCAGAACTGCCCCGAAGACGTGCAGCAGTTCTGCCAGCTCCTGCGCCTGGATCCAGACAGACGCTTTGTGCTGAAGCCCACAGAGCCCG GcgcatccctccctgccctcttgCCACAGCCCTGCACCATTCGGCACCTGGTCACCCACTACCTGGACATCTCCTGCGTGCCGCGGCGCTCCTTCTTCGAGCTCTTATCCTACTTCTCTACGAACGAGCTGGAGCGGGAGAAGCTGCAGGAGTTCAGCTCTGCACAGGGCCAGGAAGAGCTGTACAGCTACTGCAACCGGCCCCGCAGGACCACTCTCGAG GCCCTCTGGGATTTCCCTCACACCACGTGTGCCATTCCACCCGAATACCTGCTGGACCTCATCCCTCGCATTAGACCCCGCGCCTTCTCCATCGCCTCCTCCATGCTG GCTCACCCTGACCGCATCCAGATCCTCATGGCAGTAGTGCGGTACAAGACACGGCTCAGCAAACCCCGCTGTGGTCTCTGCTCTACCTGGTTGGCTTCTCTCAACCCAGAGCAAG gtgATGTCCGGGTGCCTCTTTGGGTGAAGAAAGGAGGATTGAAGTTCCCAGCTGACCCTGACACCCCTGTGATCATGATTGGCCCTGGCACAGGGGTGGCACCTTTCCGAGCAGCGACACAGGAGCGAGTGGCACAAGGACGTAGAG GGAACTACTTGTTCTTCGGCTGCCGCCAGAAATCCAAGGACTTCTACTGCCAGGCGGAGTGGGAAGAGCTGGTGACAAAGGGATTCCTGACGCTCTTCACTGCCTTCTCCAGGGACCAG GAAGAGAAGGTTTATGTTCAGCACCGCATCCAGGAGAACCGGAGGCTGGTGtgggagctgctgagcagcaggagcGCTCATGTCTACCTGGCTGG GAATGCCAAGCAGATGCCAGCGGCGGTGGCTGAAGCCCTGCAGTCGGTGTTGCAGCTGGAAGGTGGCCTGTCACCCTCTGAAGCAGAGGAACATTTAGCAGCCCTGGAACGGTCCCAGCGCTTCCAGTCTGAAACCTGGTCGTAA
- the TMEM203 gene encoding transmembrane protein 203 produces MLFSLRELVQWLGFATFEIFLHGLALLAFSVLLVLKVDGEASALSWWVVFVPFFAADGLSTYFTTIVSVRLFQDGEKRLAVLRLFWILTILSLKFVFEMLLCQKLVEHTRELWYGLIMSPVFILLQLLMIRACRVN; encoded by the coding sequence ATGCTGTTCTCCCTGCGGGAGCTGGTGCAGTGGTTGGGCTTCGCCACCTTCGAGATCTTCCTGCACGGCCTGGCCCTGCTGGCTTTCTCGGTGCTCCTCGTCCTGAAGGTGGACGGCGAGGCCTCGGCGCTCTCCTGGTGGGTCGTCTTCGTCCCCTTCTTCGCCGCCGACGGCCTCAGCACCTACTTCACCACCATCGTGTCGGTACGGCTCTTCCAGGACGGTGAGAAGCGCCTGGCCGTGCTGCGGCTCTTCTGGATCCTCACCATCCTCAGCCTCAAGTTTGTCTTTGAGATGCTGCTGTGCCAGAAGCTGGTGGAGCACACCCGGGAGCTCTGGTACGGGCTCATCATGTCGCCCGtcttcatcctcctccagctgctcatGATCCGAGCCTGCCGGGTGAACTGA
- the NDOR1 gene encoding NADPH-dependent diflavin oxidoreductase 1 isoform X2 produces the protein MTLGIESVLDGRCSAVPCKANLINELLVVFVCATTGQGDPPDNMKMFWRFLFRKNLPPGSLCQLDYAVLGLGDSSYPKFNFVAKKLHKRVLQLGGNPLLPVALGDDQHDLGPDAVVDPWLLALWDKILALYPLPPGLEIISPDVRLPPKYTLHYLAEDSPHPNGGLLQPTAPRAVPSELHPFAARVVSNQRVTAESHFQDVRLIEFDVTGSGITFGAGDVVMIQPQNCPEDVQQFCQLLRLDPDRRFVLKPTEPGASLPALLPQPCTIRHLVTHYLDISCVPRRSFFELLSYFSTNELEREKLQEFSSAQGQEELYSYCNRPRRTTLEALWDFPHTTCAIPPEYLLDLIPRIRPRAFSIASSMLAHPDRIQILMAVVRYKTRLSKPRCGLCSTWLASLNPEQGDVRVPLWVKKGGLKFPADPDTPVIMIGPGTGVAPFRAATQERVAQGRRGNYLFFGCRQKSKDFYCQAEWEELVTKGFLTLFTAFSRDQEEKVYVQHRIQENRRLVWELLSSRSAHVYLAGNAKQMPAAVAEALQSVLQLEGGLSPSEAEEHLAALERSQRFQSETWS, from the exons ATGACTCTTGGGATAGAGTCCGTGTTAGATGGCAGATGCTCAGCCGTACCCTGCAAG GCCAACCTCATCAATGAGCTGTTGGTGGTATTTGTCTGTGCAACCACCGGCCAGGGTGACCCACCTGACAACATGAAG ATGTTCTGGCGGTTTCTGTTCCGGAAGAACCTGCCGCCCGGTTCCCTCTGCCAGCTGGACTACGCCGTGCTGGGCCTTGGCGACTCCTCCTATCCCAA GTTTAATTTTGTTGCGAAGAAGCTGCACAAACGGGTGCTACAGCTTGGGGGCAACCCTCTGCTGCCAGTGGCGTTGGGAGACGACCAGCATGACTTGGG GCCAGATGCAGTGGTTGATCCATGGCTCCTGGCCTTATGGGACAAGATCCTCGCCTTGTATCCTCTCCCTCCTGGCCTTGAGATCATCAGTCCAGATGTACG CCTGCCCCCCAAATACACCCTGCACTACCTGGCTGAGGACTCCCCGCACCCCAATGGTGGCCTGCTCCAGCCGACAGCACCCAGGGCTGTTCCCTCCGAGCTGCATCCCTTTGCTGCCCGGGTGGTGTCCAATCAGCGGGTCACGGCAGAATCCCATTTCCAGGATGTCCGGCTCATCGAGTTCGATGTCACAGGCTCAGGGATCAC GTTCGGTGCGGGGGATGTTGTGATGATCCAGCCTCAGAACTGCCCCGAAGACGTGCAGCAGTTCTGCCAGCTCCTGCGCCTGGATCCAGACAGACGCTTTGTGCTGAAGCCCACAGAGCCCG GcgcatccctccctgccctcttgCCACAGCCCTGCACCATTCGGCACCTGGTCACCCACTACCTGGACATCTCCTGCGTGCCGCGGCGCTCCTTCTTCGAGCTCTTATCCTACTTCTCTACGAACGAGCTGGAGCGGGAGAAGCTGCAGGAGTTCAGCTCTGCACAGGGCCAGGAAGAGCTGTACAGCTACTGCAACCGGCCCCGCAGGACCACTCTCGAG GCCCTCTGGGATTTCCCTCACACCACGTGTGCCATTCCACCCGAATACCTGCTGGACCTCATCCCTCGCATTAGACCCCGCGCCTTCTCCATCGCCTCCTCCATGCTG GCTCACCCTGACCGCATCCAGATCCTCATGGCAGTAGTGCGGTACAAGACACGGCTCAGCAAACCCCGCTGTGGTCTCTGCTCTACCTGGTTGGCTTCTCTCAACCCAGAGCAAG gtgATGTCCGGGTGCCTCTTTGGGTGAAGAAAGGAGGATTGAAGTTCCCAGCTGACCCTGACACCCCTGTGATCATGATTGGCCCTGGCACAGGGGTGGCACCTTTCCGAGCAGCGACACAGGAGCGAGTGGCACAAGGACGTAGAG GGAACTACTTGTTCTTCGGCTGCCGCCAGAAATCCAAGGACTTCTACTGCCAGGCGGAGTGGGAAGAGCTGGTGACAAAGGGATTCCTGACGCTCTTCACTGCCTTCTCCAGGGACCAG GAAGAGAAGGTTTATGTTCAGCACCGCATCCAGGAGAACCGGAGGCTGGTGtgggagctgctgagcagcaggagcGCTCATGTCTACCTGGCTGG GAATGCCAAGCAGATGCCAGCGGCGGTGGCTGAAGCCCTGCAGTCGGTGTTGCAGCTGGAAGGTGGCCTGTCACCCTCTGAAGCAGAGGAACATTTAGCAGCCCTGGAACGGTCCCAGCGCTTCCAGTCTGAAACCTGGTCGTAA